One genomic segment of Streptomyces liangshanensis includes these proteins:
- a CDS encoding adhesin, whose product MRPEHPEHPSRVPLRAALAVLVLGAVAAVVFAVTGRDTANTTTDEGAPSTAPTDVQRPQLPALRGAVAPTPPPNTGYSVWAGPGCGTGRYEEAGRFENGDAAWYTVKSGGHQDDACDGSFSAMPMSGSANDDRGSTATWSWELGRGYETCALAVYVPDSGNDLDAAGDPSVYEVLSDASDPHSGYAAFGVRQPAHRGTLVKVGNYRVKGTDFTVRLRDRGQDWGTPTRIGAHHAAAQMHLTCT is encoded by the coding sequence ATGAGGCCCGAGCACCCCGAGCACCCGTCACGCGTACCACTGCGCGCGGCGTTGGCCGTCCTGGTGCTGGGAGCCGTGGCCGCGGTGGTCTTCGCGGTCACCGGACGTGACACGGCGAACACAACGACCGACGAGGGCGCCCCCTCCACGGCACCGACGGACGTACAGCGGCCCCAACTCCCCGCCCTGAGGGGGGCCGTGGCGCCGACCCCGCCCCCGAACACGGGCTACTCGGTGTGGGCGGGCCCGGGTTGCGGGACGGGCAGGTACGAGGAGGCGGGCCGCTTCGAGAACGGCGACGCGGCCTGGTACACGGTGAAGTCCGGCGGCCACCAGGACGACGCGTGCGACGGCAGCTTCTCGGCGATGCCCATGTCGGGCAGCGCGAACGACGACCGCGGCTCGACGGCGACCTGGTCGTGGGAACTGGGCAGGGGTTACGAGACGTGCGCCCTGGCCGTCTACGTACCGGACAGCGGCAACGACCTCGACGCGGCGGGCGACCCCTCGGTCTACGAGGTCCTGTCCGACGCCTCCGACCCCCACTCCGGCTACGCGGCCTTCGGCGTCCGCCAGCCGGCCCACCGGGGGACGCTGGTGAAGGTGGGCAACTACCGCGTGAAGGGAACCGACTTCACGGTCCGCCTGAGGGACAGAGGCCAGGACTGGGGCACCCCCACCCGCATAGGCGCCCACCACGCAGCCGCCCAAATGCACCTCACCTGCACCTGA